A window from Puniceicoccaceae bacterium encodes these proteins:
- a CDS encoding serine/threonine protein phosphatase — protein MTHSHIRLIALLTGLLTALIPALQASPESILSFAILGDAEPKPEARFPNLSDAVDDINRLAAAGIIEFAAGIGDLPHKGTLEQYVAVTPHLRSLKVPFYPIMGNEEHGASVERFLEFANLWNKGKVMIEGTRYVIERDAIALVFASPDYSRQFSDEGIDWLLTTIDDLAPKPVMLLVHAAQVGVFPENPEKGVTHPRFAAEVVTRANLQVVISGDLHLDMDRVEHSKQIGSVHYLHIPALERTKLPDATRHRPMFRVVHVMDNGEVRVDTYETRQRIPLDRHDYRFNIELPPLRQQP, from the coding sequence ATGACCCATTCCCATATCCGCCTGATCGCTCTTCTAACCGGACTGCTCACCGCTCTCATTCCGGCCTTGCAAGCCAGTCCTGAGAGCATACTCAGTTTCGCAATTCTGGGGGATGCCGAACCCAAACCGGAAGCGCGTTTCCCCAACCTTAGTGACGCTGTTGACGACATCAATCGTCTCGCAGCTGCTGGCATCATCGAGTTTGCCGCAGGAATTGGAGACCTTCCGCACAAGGGAACGCTCGAGCAATATGTGGCCGTCACGCCTCACCTTCGCAGTTTGAAGGTTCCCTTTTATCCGATCATGGGCAACGAGGAGCACGGTGCTTCAGTCGAACGCTTTCTTGAATTTGCCAATCTATGGAACAAGGGAAAAGTCATGATCGAGGGAACCCGCTATGTGATCGAACGCGATGCGATTGCACTCGTCTTTGCTTCACCGGATTACAGTCGTCAGTTCAGCGACGAAGGCATCGACTGGCTGTTGACAACCATTGATGATCTTGCCCCCAAGCCGGTTATGTTGCTCGTTCATGCCGCGCAGGTGGGTGTATTCCCTGAAAACCCGGAAAAAGGGGTCACTCATCCCCGATTTGCAGCTGAGGTGGTGACTCGTGCGAACCTTCAGGTCGTGATATCCGGGGACCTGCATCTGGATATGGATCGCGTCGAACACTCCAAACAAATCGGCTCCGTCCACTATCTGCACATCCCGGCACTTGAACGCACAAAACTTCCAGACGCGACACGTCATCGCCCCATGTTCCGAGTTGTGCATGTCATGGACAACGGCGAGGTGCGGGTTGATACCTATGAAACCCGCCAGCGCATTCCTCTGGATCGCCACGATTACCGTTTCAACATTGAGCTTCCACCCCTCCGACAACAGCCTTGA
- a CDS encoding mechanosensitive ion channel domain-containing protein has product MNTSTPLNALEKCCFLAQSIGMEPAPADATPTMGSLGSEFSSIWDSFLSWAGEWIPSMLQPWNAFALALTLLLFLISQVLGKRIQKHMHDWLHSVEGWPQWRLRFAVVLQQRLPGMLWVLLLWGSVVVTRELAGPPRAVLLGVAANLATAWLVVTLATRIIRNHMLRDLVQKVALVWVTLNILGVTDTTVQLLDSMAIEFGKLRLSVWLVVQAVLILGTLFVVARVLSRSSANRIEAQQDISPSMRVLIVKLMQVALYGAAFFLGLKAVGFDLSGLAVLSGAIGLGLGFGLQKVVSNLVSGFIILLDKSVKPGDVISLGQTFGWIDSLGARYVSVVTRDGKEYLIPNEDFITAQVVNWSHSNEFVRIDLEFGTSYSDDPHLVRRVAVEATLKVPRVLSDHEVRCHITGFGDSSINYVLRFWIRDAHEGLAGVRGGVYLALWDTFKAHGISIPFPQREVRVLNPASGSHDSLDGSA; this is encoded by the coding sequence ATGAACACCTCCACGCCGCTCAATGCACTTGAGAAATGTTGTTTCCTGGCACAGAGTATCGGGATGGAACCAGCACCTGCAGATGCGACCCCCACGATGGGCAGCCTGGGAAGCGAGTTCTCCTCCATCTGGGATTCGTTCCTGAGCTGGGCAGGGGAGTGGATTCCATCGATGCTCCAGCCGTGGAATGCGTTTGCGCTGGCGCTGACACTGTTGCTCTTCCTCATTTCCCAAGTGTTGGGTAAACGCATCCAGAAGCACATGCACGATTGGCTGCACTCTGTTGAAGGTTGGCCACAGTGGCGACTGCGATTCGCTGTGGTGCTGCAGCAGCGTTTGCCGGGTATGCTGTGGGTGTTGCTGCTGTGGGGGTCCGTGGTCGTGACGCGAGAACTTGCAGGTCCTCCCCGTGCGGTGTTGCTGGGAGTTGCGGCGAATTTGGCGACCGCCTGGCTGGTGGTAACGCTTGCGACGCGCATCATTCGCAATCACATGCTTCGCGATCTTGTGCAAAAGGTCGCACTGGTCTGGGTAACCCTGAACATTCTGGGAGTTACGGATACGACTGTGCAGCTGCTTGATTCCATGGCAATCGAGTTTGGAAAATTGCGACTGTCCGTATGGCTTGTGGTGCAGGCCGTGTTGATTTTGGGGACCTTGTTTGTGGTTGCACGAGTGTTGTCGCGAAGCTCGGCGAATCGCATTGAAGCGCAGCAGGACATCAGCCCCTCCATGCGGGTGCTGATCGTCAAGTTGATGCAGGTTGCGCTCTATGGAGCTGCTTTTTTCCTGGGATTGAAGGCGGTGGGATTTGACCTCTCCGGACTTGCGGTATTGTCGGGGGCAATTGGACTGGGGCTCGGGTTTGGTCTGCAGAAAGTGGTGTCAAATCTGGTGTCTGGATTTATCATCCTCCTGGATAAGTCGGTGAAGCCGGGCGATGTGATCAGTCTTGGGCAAACCTTTGGCTGGATCGATTCGCTGGGGGCGCGCTATGTTTCTGTCGTCACCCGTGACGGAAAGGAATACCTCATCCCCAACGAGGATTTCATCACAGCTCAAGTGGTGAACTGGTCGCACTCCAACGAATTCGTACGCATTGATCTCGAGTTTGGAACCTCGTACAGCGATGATCCCCATCTAGTGCGGCGAGTAGCGGTGGAGGCGACACTGAAGGTGCCGCGAGTCTTGAGCGATCATGAAGTGCGCTGTCACATTACCGGATTTGGGGACAGCTCGATCAACTATGTGCTGCGATTCTGGATTCGGGACGCACACGAAGGTCTGGCCGGAGTGCGTGGAGGTGTGTACCTTGCGCTTTGGGATACCTTCAAGGCGCACGGCATCAGCATCCCCTTCCCGCAGCGCGAAGTGCGCGTGCTCAATCCAGCCTCCGGATCACACGATTCGCTGGATGGATCAGCGTAA